A stretch of DNA from Gallus gallus isolate bGalGal1 chromosome 7, bGalGal1.mat.broiler.GRCg7b, whole genome shotgun sequence:
CCCAGAAGCCCAGCCACACAGGATATTTCCCAACACTGAGCACACACGTGGGGTGGATGTTAATAAACCCACCACCATACCTtactcctccccctccccccacccccgaTTCCTCAGAAGAAAGAATTCCTGAAGCACAGGCACGGAAGAAAACCAAGGTGTGCTTCAACAACAGTGGCAAAAAGGCAGGGGGATGGTAGTACCAGACAGACAACTAAGTGCACCCCACAGTTTACCTGCATGCATTTCATGCTGGGACCTCAGTGTTGAAGCCAAACTACTACAAACTAGGGGAAatataactttttttgtttgtttgtttggatgaTTTGTAATCAAACTGCCAAGGCCAAGATGCTGGAACTTATTTAATCAGGGAAGCATCTTAAAAGCCACAGAAAGACATCCTATAGACGGTACAAAGCACATTCAAGGggtatgtatatttttctgttagccAAAGTTGAAACTATCACTTTGACAAGatgaacattaaaaataaagaacattttgatggcctttcccttcctctatACATATCTTAGTTACATTTCATGCATCCATGACTTTTGGTAAGTTTAACTCTAAGTTGAGTCATAAGTAGTATTTATATTGCATTACAGACCAAATTTTGTAATCTGCTCTCATGATTATAAAAAAACCCCAATTGTTAAAGCCTGCTTAACCCCACCGTGATGCACAGTCTCGGACAAAAGTAGCTTGGATTAGTAAAATGTAGGCACATACATTTCcaaatcataaaataaaaagcaacagctttcCCATCAAAGGGCACTATTACATACTACAGCGTAACTTGTCTAAACTTGCATACTTTTTCATTGCAGGCCAAAGTCAAACTTATAAATCCGTCAGAATTCAAGACGATGTTTTAGAGCACAACTGTTTCAACAGTATGCAGAAAAGAAGATTTTAACTACTAACAAAGCCTAACGAAGCCACTGAGATTTAGCAGTAACAGCAGCTTTAAATGTGACCAGAAccagtccttttctgcaggaggTGGATGCTTCCTAGTTGATGCCAGCTGTCAACATTCTCAGTTCAGAGCAAAGCAGACTAGAAATGATAGGCAACATCTTATGATAGCACAGATGATGAACTCCAGTAACCACACAGCACATACAGGTCCCCCAGCTGCCACTGCTATACAAAACCGTTACCTCTTGCACATCAATGGATGCAGAGGACAGTTACGCTTTAGGACTCCTCTGATAAATCCAATAGAGCTCTTCTTCTGGTGCCACGGGACTAAATGATGAAGCATTATACAAAGTGGTAGTGGCAAATCCCTAGAAAAATTCACATATAAAATACTGTACAGATAATCACATTTATTAGGAACAAGACCGAGAAATGGCTTGAGTGACTATAGCAATGCTTTAGCAAAAATTAAGAGAAGACTCAACAAATGAAAGATGTGCCTACATTTCTCACTGTGCATTCCAAGAGttgtgtcaaaaaaaaaaaatgacaggctAATTAAAACGAGGACCCTCCCTACACTGCCAGCAAAATTCAGAATTGgaaaattttcatttgcatttccctGTTATCAATTCACATTGAATATCAATTGCCCAGTTGAAGTTATAGTAACTCAATCTGTACATTAAAAAACGTTAACTTTTCTTGATACTAGAAAACAATATTTCCCTTGTAAACCCTACACTGCAGAATTACACAAGCAGCCAAGAGGTCAACAACCAGCAGGGAGAGCAACAACACAAAGCACattgtgttttaatttataGGAATAAGCggcctctcctctcttttcttccagataTTAGTTTTGCTATCTCTTTTTGTTAGAGATGGCCTATCCCTTTTTTTAGGAGAAGGGATACCGGATTCCTGACTTCCTgacacagtttttcttcttagaCCCTCTTCATCATGCTGTTCTATGGCTGGCCCATTCCCTCCATCCAGAATGTGCCTCACAGCCTGGTCCTCTGGAGTACACACAGTGGTCCCACTTTCACTACTACTCAGATCCAGATCTTCCAAGTAAAGGATCTTTGAATGCggcatatttttaatgaaggtTTTCTCTCGCTCCAGTTTCCTACCAGGATGATGCTCATTCATGTCCACACCAGAGTCCAGACTGGTATCATTActctctgtttttctgcccTTTTTTATATCTATAAAAGAATGCCTCACTTGAGCTATTGGCTTTCCGTCCAGAGACACAAACCATGCTCGAGGATGTGGAGACGGCTTTCCCTTGGAGAGCTCCAATAACGTTTGTTCTGAAATGCCTTGAAGCTCAGATGAAAACGGAGTCATTACAACTGCTTCATTCAACGTTCCAGGGACAGAGACAGATTCCAGTAAGCTGTTAGTGTACCGACCCCAGTTTGATGTTTGAGAAGGCAAGCCTTGTTCACCATCCAACGTGCTTTTTtcatctctgcagacagaaggcTGTGGATGAGAGTGCAGTGGCATTTTAGGTAGTGTTTGAATGTAACCGTCTCGATTCACAGGCTCCATCATGGGGCTATACACTAACTGTCCTTTCCTTGGCAGAGTTGCTGATTTAGCAGTGTGCAATTGTTCTGGGGAATGGAAAAGATCAGAGGTTTGAAGAATAGCAATAGGTTGATTGTAAATATGCATTAGATGTTCTGGGATATGGGAAAGCCCATATATCTCCTCTTGCAGTGTAAGGTATCTGTTTTGCTCTTGGATGTCCCTAGGAGCCTGGGAAGTAGCACCGTTAGTATGCTTTGGTGGCTGCAAGTGTCTGAGTCCAGCACTAGGCTCCAGTGAATGAGGTGAATTTATTGACTGACCAGTCTGATAGGATGACTGATAAGAAGCATCTTCCGAGTAGATTTTAAAATTGTCTCGtgattttccatcttctgtgtCTGTGGACATCCTTCTTTGAGGGCTGTACGAAGACATCTTCGGTGTATATAACTGCGACTTATCCTCTAACTTTAAAGACCCCTTGACAGCATTGATGTGATTTATGTGAGTTGTTGATGTTGTCTGATCTTTTTTTATGACATCCAGcttagttgtatttttttccttcttttgtgtCCGACCACATTTGTCCCtaagcaaaagaaatgcagagtgACTGCAGAGTATGCTAGGAAATACAACAACTGTTCATTGCCATATCTGAATATAAGATGTTGTTTAAGAAGTTACTAGTACAATATGATGTcaaaaaaaacttaaaatgaaGTTCTGTAAGCAccaaaattaaagaaatcttTGGCTATGTATTGGAGTTGGGCgtataaagcaaa
This window harbors:
- the FAM171B gene encoding protein FAM171B isoform X3, with the protein product MRGAERDPSLIARLPRGARGGSVFMLKVQVNDIISHQYLAQAVVEVFVNYTKTNSTLTGNNGAVLIKVPYKLGLSLTIVSYKDGYMLTPLPWKTGRMPIYSSVTLSLFPQSQANIWLFEDTVLITGKLSDAKSQPSVQFQKSLIKLPTDHHITNVTAYLTVPEQFLKVDSFLYTTGILLNKSGFKSIELTPLAAICANILLAGQELKVNGPIQITLPLPMSTVKSGDAIPAWTFDMKTGAWVSRGLGMVKEANDQLIWTYTAQHLGYWIAAPLPGTRESIISAVSKDITAYHTVFLTAILGGTVIIIIGFFAVLLCYCRDKCGRTQKKEKNTTKLDVIKKDQTTSTTHINHINAVKGSLKLEDKSQLYTPKMSSYSPQRRMSTDTEDGKSRDNFKIYSEDASYQSSYQTGQSINSPHSLEPSAGLRHLQPPKHTNGATSQAPRDIQEQNRYLTLQEEIYGLSHIPEHLMHIYNQPIAILQTSDLFHSPEQLHTAKSATLPRKGQLVYSPMMEPVNRDGYIQTLPKMPLHSHPQPSVCRDEKSTLDGEQGLPSQTSNWGRYTNSLLESVSVPGTLNEAVVMTPFSSELQGISEQTLLELSKGKPSPHPRAWFVSLDGKPIAQVRHSFIDIKKGRKTESNDTSLDSGVDMNEHHPGRKLEREKTFIKNMPHSKILYLEDLDLSSSESGTTVCTPEDQAVRHILDGGNGPAIEQHDEEGLRRKTVSGSQESGIPSPKKRDRPSLTKRDSKTNIWKKREERPLIPIN
- the FAM171B gene encoding protein FAM171B isoform X2; translation: MVSVAAEPKRIYQRSVFMLKVQVNDIISHQYLAQAVVEVFVNYTKTNSTLTGNNGAVLIKVPYKLGLSLTIVSYKDGYMLTPLPWKTGRMPIYSSVTLSLFPQSQANIWLFEDTVLITGKLSDAKSQPSVQFQKSLIKLPTDHHITNVTAYLTVPEQFLKVDSFLYTTGILLNKSGFKSIELTPLAAICANILLAGQELKVNGPIQITLPLPMSTVKSGDAIPAWTFDMKTGAWVSRGLGMVKEANDQLIWTYTAQHLGYWIAAPLPGTRESIISAVSKDITAYHTVFLTAILGGTVIIIIGFFAVLLCYCRDKCGRTQKKEKNTTKLDVIKKDQTTSTTHINHINAVKGSLKLEDKSQLYTPKMSSYSPQRRMSTDTEDGKSRDNFKIYSEDASYQSSYQTGQSINSPHSLEPSAGLRHLQPPKHTNGATSQAPRDIQEQNRYLTLQEEIYGLSHIPEHLMHIYNQPIAILQTSDLFHSPEQLHTAKSATLPRKGQLVYSPMMEPVNRDGYIQTLPKMPLHSHPQPSVCRDEKSTLDGEQGLPSQTSNWGRYTNSLLESVSVPGTLNEAVVMTPFSSELQGISEQTLLELSKGKPSPHPRAWFVSLDGKPIAQVRHSFIDIKKGRKTESNDTSLDSGVDMNEHHPGRKLEREKTFIKNMPHSKILYLEDLDLSSSESGTTVCTPEDQAVRHILDGGNGPAIEQHDEEGLRRKTVSGSQESGIPSPKKRDRPSLTKRDSKTNIWKKREERPLIPIN
- the FAM171B gene encoding protein FAM171B isoform X1, with translation MPGTRGPPPSLLLALLLLLLQGRPTAAAATRPQPERAALPGGAPAAAASGSVFMLKVQVNDIISHQYLAQAVVEVFVNYTKTNSTLTGNNGAVLIKVPYKLGLSLTIVSYKDGYMLTPLPWKTGRMPIYSSVTLSLFPQSQANIWLFEDTVLITGKLSDAKSQPSVQFQKSLIKLPTDHHITNVTAYLTVPEQFLKVDSFLYTTGILLNKSGFKSIELTPLAAICANILLAGQELKVNGPIQITLPLPMSTVKSGDAIPAWTFDMKTGAWVSRGLGMVKEANDQLIWTYTAQHLGYWIAAPLPGTRESIISAVSKDITAYHTVFLTAILGGTVIIIIGFFAVLLCYCRDKCGRTQKKEKNTTKLDVIKKDQTTSTTHINHINAVKGSLKLEDKSQLYTPKMSSYSPQRRMSTDTEDGKSRDNFKIYSEDASYQSSYQTGQSINSPHSLEPSAGLRHLQPPKHTNGATSQAPRDIQEQNRYLTLQEEIYGLSHIPEHLMHIYNQPIAILQTSDLFHSPEQLHTAKSATLPRKGQLVYSPMMEPVNRDGYIQTLPKMPLHSHPQPSVCRDEKSTLDGEQGLPSQTSNWGRYTNSLLESVSVPGTLNEAVVMTPFSSELQGISEQTLLELSKGKPSPHPRAWFVSLDGKPIAQVRHSFIDIKKGRKTESNDTSLDSGVDMNEHHPGRKLEREKTFIKNMPHSKILYLEDLDLSSSESGTTVCTPEDQAVRHILDGGNGPAIEQHDEEGLRRKTVSGSQESGIPSPKKRDRPSLTKRDSKTNIWKKREERPLIPIN